In a single window of the Candidatus Peregrinibacteria bacterium genome:
- a CDS encoding O-antigen ligase family protein gives MKKEATMLSKLKKMWHKLYNSMYHLKKELTTRRIAIFCFCLGIILSFFQINTVALQGTQWSGQFSPYTTFQFYLSDIMFSIGILFYGLYVTLNSKRIFFSIGNNHARFAIAGIFFFALLSYFFSINETITFFWLIQLFKLLIVYLFVINRLISEKRLIILILSCLVFQVFLGLLQFILQSSVGLSFLGESNIGPEILNVAKIDIGSLKVIRPYGTFTHANIFGGLLSIGVLLAGYLRMQELMPKKKANILIGILSLGVLLSFSRAAWLATIVSLIIFLAFREFKITYSKIRNFTFTFLTFIFIGYFTGILNLILVRLKLVGDTSLVERIDQIKTSFSMLLAHPMGVGLGNYTNAVADFSSKKLMPWEFEPVHNMFLLIGTELGILAAASIIAGLTIGLLHLFKLLTKIEGKYKCFPIYFAIILITHIFILANLDHYFYTNYSAGIFLMVILGVMTNYLANLEESGVSIEK, from the coding sequence ATGAAAAAAGAAGCTACAATGCTAAGCAAGTTGAAAAAAATGTGGCACAAACTTTATAATTCGATGTATCATTTAAAGAAGGAATTAACAACAAGAAGAATAGCTATCTTTTGCTTCTGTCTTGGTATTATATTAAGTTTTTTTCAAATAAATACCGTCGCACTGCAGGGAACTCAATGGAGCGGCCAATTTAGTCCATACACAACATTTCAATTTTATTTGAGTGATATAATGTTCTCTATTGGAATACTTTTTTACGGATTGTATGTGACACTTAATTCTAAAAGGATTTTTTTTAGCATTGGTAATAACCATGCAAGATTCGCAATCGCCGGAATATTTTTCTTCGCACTTTTATCATATTTTTTCAGTATCAATGAAACAATAACTTTCTTCTGGCTAATTCAATTGTTCAAATTACTCATCGTTTATCTTTTTGTAATAAATAGACTCATCTCTGAAAAGAGATTAATAATTTTAATTTTAAGCTGTCTTGTATTCCAAGTTTTTCTAGGGTTGTTACAATTCATCCTCCAATCTTCTGTAGGGCTCAGCTTCCTTGGAGAATCAAACATAGGGCCGGAGATTTTAAATGTTGCAAAAATAGATATTGGCAGCCTAAAGGTGATCCGCCCTTATGGCACATTCACACATGCAAACATATTCGGCGGACTTTTGAGTATAGGAGTTTTACTTGCAGGCTACCTACGCATGCAAGAACTAATGCCAAAGAAAAAAGCTAATATATTAATCGGCATACTGTCCCTTGGAGTTCTACTAAGTTTTTCTAGGGCAGCCTGGCTCGCAACGATCGTCAGCTTAATAATATTTTTAGCATTTAGAGAATTCAAAATAACATATTCCAAAATTAGAAATTTCACATTCACATTTCTCACTTTTATATTTATAGGATATTTTACGGGAATTCTAAATCTAATATTAGTTCGCTTGAAATTAGTCGGAGATACAAGTCTGGTTGAACGTATAGACCAAATCAAAACAAGCTTCTCAATGCTTCTCGCTCACCCGATGGGAGTAGGGCTTGGCAACTACACAAATGCAGTGGCAGATTTTAGTTCCAAAAAATTAATGCCATGGGAATTTGAGCCTGTTCACAATATGTTTTTACTTATCGGCACAGAACTTGGAATACTAGCGGCGGCAAGTATCATCGCAGGCCTCACAATCGGCCTGCTCCACCTCTTCAAACTTCTCACAAAAATCGAAGGCAAATACAAATGCTTCCCGATATATTTCGCAATCATACTCATTACTCATATATTCATACTCGCAAATTTAGACCATTATTTTTACACCAATTATTCAGCCGGAATATTCCTCATGGTAATCCTCGGAGTCATGACAAACTACCTCGCCAACTTAGAAGAAAGCGGAGTAAGCATAGAAAAATAA
- a CDS encoding extracellular solute-binding protein — translation MLKKIIAQIAILILLFSISGCQKKEQPSKKVGSANFTELTVYNMFDNEDIFEPMLQAFKSANPGIKVNYRKFNDVDEYRDLIVNELAEGQGPDVFFLHNSWFLMDHKKLMPAPTSVTRESFEATYVDIATKDLIIKDETGIDQIYSFPLYIDTLALYYNKKYYNEKIPERGKPPRTWSELEEDIFKLKKEDNSFERFKVAGIAMGRADNILRAKEIFLTLLLQSGTKFYDEKYGRAIFGQAQGINSFGKPNTPGLDSLSMYTGYGLPTSRNYTWNLFLSDVNSAEQEVDTFARGKVAMILGYSYLYEDIARQINTIAKRNPSAIEVTDIAVAEIPQVFNPEESVGNMATLASYFSPAVARTSEHPNEAWLLINFITNQENSRYYNQKTKRPAARRDLIEEQVNDPIYGVFAKQVGYAQSIPMTNPIKYNEAFEEMINKVIATVPVKTALKEGEDQINALIPTDGVFPKVKEVTK, via the coding sequence ATGCTAAAAAAAATCATCGCACAAATAGCAATCCTGATCTTACTTTTCAGTATTTCCGGATGTCAAAAAAAAGAACAGCCAAGTAAAAAGGTAGGTAGCGCGAATTTCACAGAACTGACTGTATACAATATGTTTGATAATGAGGATATCTTCGAGCCAATGCTCCAAGCATTCAAAAGCGCGAACCCCGGGATCAAGGTGAATTACAGGAAGTTCAATGATGTAGATGAATATAGAGACTTAATCGTGAACGAACTTGCCGAAGGGCAGGGGCCGGATGTATTTTTCCTCCACAATTCTTGGTTTTTGATGGATCACAAAAAATTAATGCCGGCACCAACTTCAGTGACCCGTGAAAGTTTTGAAGCAACTTACGTAGATATAGCCACGAAAGACCTGATAATCAAAGATGAAACAGGTATAGATCAAATATACAGCTTCCCTCTATATATCGACACACTCGCACTGTATTACAACAAAAAATATTACAACGAAAAAATACCTGAAAGAGGTAAGCCACCACGAACATGGTCAGAACTTGAAGAAGATATTTTTAAATTAAAAAAAGAAGATAACAGCTTTGAAAGATTCAAAGTAGCGGGTATCGCAATGGGGCGGGCCGACAATATATTGAGGGCAAAAGAAATATTCCTAACTTTGCTACTGCAAAGTGGTACAAAATTTTATGATGAAAAATACGGACGAGCAATATTTGGACAAGCTCAAGGGATAAATAGTTTTGGTAAACCAAACACACCGGGGCTTGATTCACTCAGCATGTATACAGGTTACGGACTACCTACGAGCAGGAATTACACATGGAATTTATTTTTAAGTGATGTAAACAGTGCCGAGCAAGAAGTCGACACATTCGCCAGAGGTAAAGTTGCAATGATTCTCGGATATTCATATTTATATGAAGATATAGCACGCCAAATAAACACTATCGCAAAAAGAAATCCAAGTGCAATTGAAGTGACTGATATAGCTGTAGCAGAAATCCCACAGGTATTTAATCCTGAAGAAAGTGTTGGCAATATGGCAACTCTAGCCTCATATTTTTCTCCAGCGGTAGCAAGAACCAGCGAGCACCCAAATGAAGCATGGCTACTTATAAACTTCATAACAAACCAAGAGAATTCTCGATACTACAATCAAAAAACAAAAAGACCTGCAGCAAGAAGGGACCTAATAGAAGAACAAGTTAATGACCCAATCTATGGGGTTTTCGCAAAACAAGTCGGTTACGCACAAAGCATACCTATGACAAATCCAATAAAATACAACGAAGCTTTCGAAGAAATGATAAACAAAGTTATAGCGACAGTTCCGGTAAAGACTGCATTAAAAGAAGGTGAAGACCAAATAAATGCATTGATACCTACGGATGGAGTATTCCCTAAAGTAAAAGAGGTTACAAAATAA
- a CDS encoding glycosyltransferase: MKLSIVIPTYQRADILKRTLRSLMEQSLANKDYEVIVIDDGSKDEGSTKKVVEGFHKKNPNFQYVWQKNQKQGIARNNGIKKAKGDIVIFLGDDVIPANKNFLEEHLKFHKKYPKETEGVLGFTDWHPDLAKNGGLSYFMQWLTNGSCVFGKYGGHQFAYEKLGGCPDGKDAFGKKAIGYSNNNSDKNDNNGHKKHANYNFFYTSNISLKKSILEKEQFDPSFSEYGWEDIELGYRLEKKHNFKLLYNPKAIGWHHHVITEASIAPRMRMIAKSATIIDKKYPELKIKPSKSKILAFKMLSNPITLQLFKVLSKLNKKWMNYYYYALSKKYYLEGLER; encoded by the coding sequence ATGAAACTTTCTATAGTCATACCTACATATCAAAGAGCTGATATTTTGAAGCGGACTTTGCGAAGTCTCATGGAGCAAAGTTTGGCAAATAAAGATTATGAAGTAATCGTGATTGATGATGGATCAAAAGATGAAGGATCAACAAAAAAAGTAGTAGAAGGATTTCATAAAAAAAATCCGAATTTCCAATACGTATGGCAAAAAAATCAAAAACAAGGGATTGCACGCAATAACGGAATCAAAAAGGCAAAAGGAGATATCGTAATATTCCTTGGAGACGACGTCATTCCTGCGAACAAAAACTTCCTGGAAGAACATCTGAAATTTCACAAGAAATACCCGAAAGAAACCGAAGGAGTCCTCGGATTCACAGACTGGCATCCGGATTTGGCTAAAAATGGGGGATTAAGTTATTTCATGCAATGGCTTACAAATGGGTCATGCGTATTTGGTAAATATGGCGGGCATCAATTCGCATATGAAAAACTAGGTGGCTGCCCTGACGGAAAAGACGCATTCGGCAAAAAAGCCATAGGGTATTCAAACAATAATAGTGACAAAAATGACAACAACGGCCACAAAAAACATGCAAACTACAATTTCTTTTACACTTCAAATATTTCACTAAAAAAATCAATACTCGAGAAAGAGCAATTTGACCCAAGCTTTAGTGAATACGGTTGGGAAGATATAGAGCTCGGATATCGACTCGAAAAAAAACATAACTTCAAACTCCTATACAATCCAAAGGCAATAGGCTGGCACCACCATGTAATCACGGAAGCAAGCATCGCTCCTCGCATGAGGATGATTGCAAAGTCAGCCACAATAATAGATAAAAAATATCCTGAATTAAAAATCAAACCCTCGAAATCAAAAATCTTAGCATTCAAAATGCTATCAAACCCAATAACTTTGCAACTTTTCAAAGTATTGAGTAAACTGAATAAGAAATGGATGAACTATTATTATTACGCACTTTCTAAAAAATATTATTTAGAAGGTTTAGAAAGATAA
- a CDS encoding HNH endonuclease signature motif containing protein: MNTTGRICISLEIESLSDSELYQKCKDFGLQTRIWKRKFAGLLPEVAKRELHKKRGFSSIYEFAGKLAGMSHEATGKILRIAIKVEDKPALKNLLISGDQGWSKIEKVAWVATKETDGKWAEKVKSMPQQALEVFVQEFRNNQESGQNPRINNDLTLKSKAAEQIESIANEGYGHFHENKWTTLSFAVSPETEFQLRYLKQAIEKERKITLTWNEFMEEVVKKCKTTNTKTSRNTNSKEVKKQKSEKTDETSRYIPEAIKKAIREKHEGRCAYPNCRNAGMILHHIKRFALNKNHNSESIVPICKKHELLAHTGEIINEDNQSDMWQTGNLLHKEELNKTLEGKNKLSIDSKVHMYRKE; encoded by the coding sequence ATGAACACAACCGGCCGTATCTGTATAAGTTTAGAAATAGAATCCCTTTCCGATTCCGAACTTTATCAAAAGTGCAAAGACTTTGGACTCCAAACCAGAATCTGGAAACGTAAATTCGCAGGCCTCTTACCGGAAGTTGCAAAAAGAGAACTCCACAAAAAACGTGGATTTTCCTCAATATACGAATTCGCCGGCAAGCTTGCCGGAATGAGCCATGAAGCAACCGGTAAAATACTAAGAATTGCCATAAAAGTTGAAGATAAACCTGCTCTGAAAAATCTACTCATATCCGGAGATCAAGGTTGGAGTAAAATAGAAAAAGTTGCATGGGTAGCAACGAAAGAAACGGATGGGAAATGGGCGGAAAAAGTTAAGAGTATGCCACAACAAGCCCTTGAGGTATTTGTACAAGAATTCAGAAACAATCAAGAATCCGGACAAAATCCAAGAATAAATAATGATCTAACTCTTAAGAGTAAAGCTGCAGAACAAATAGAAAGTATCGCAAACGAAGGCTATGGTCATTTCCATGAAAACAAATGGACCACTTTATCATTTGCAGTAAGTCCGGAGACAGAATTCCAACTTAGATATTTAAAACAAGCGATTGAAAAAGAAAGGAAAATAACGCTTACGTGGAATGAATTTATGGAAGAAGTCGTGAAAAAATGTAAAACAACGAATACCAAAACTTCAAGAAATACAAATTCAAAAGAAGTAAAAAAACAAAAATCAGAAAAAACCGATGAAACCTCTCGATACATACCCGAAGCAATAAAAAAAGCCATACGTGAAAAACATGAAGGACGTTGCGCCTACCCAAACTGTAGGAATGCAGGGATGATTTTACATCATATAAAACGGTTTGCATTAAATAAGAATCATAATTCGGAATCAATAGTCCCAATATGCAAAAAACATGAGCTACTTGCACACACCGGTGAAATTATAAATGAAGATAACCAAAGCGACATGTGGCAAACAGGAAACCTATTACACAAAGAGGAACTAAATAAAACTCTTGAGGGCAAAAACAAACTCTCAATCGACTCAAAGGTACATATGTACAGAAAAGAATGA
- the ssb gene encoding single-stranded DNA-binding protein has product MPSINKVQLIGNVTADTTLKMTKSGKKVTNFTIATNEQWKNPEGQVMRNANFHKAVAWNGLADFASKVCNKGRLMYIEGKLVNHDYKNEKGEKKYVTEVVVSGLKPLDYGKKEDEETTSDELPTENMEVEIVEDGELVAA; this is encoded by the coding sequence ATGCCAAGTATCAACAAAGTCCAACTTATCGGTAACGTAACTGCCGATACAACGCTCAAAATGACAAAGAGCGGAAAGAAAGTTACAAACTTCACTATTGCCACAAACGAGCAATGGAAAAACCCGGAAGGGCAAGTTATGCGCAATGCCAATTTCCACAAGGCTGTGGCTTGGAATGGGCTAGCTGATTTCGCATCAAAAGTCTGCAACAAGGGACGCCTCATGTATATAGAGGGTAAACTTGTAAATCACGACTACAAAAACGAAAAGGGTGAGAAGAAATACGTCACCGAAGTAGTTGTAAGTGGTTTAAAACCACTCGACTATGGGAAAAAAGAAGATGAAGAAACTACTTCTGACGAACTACCTACAGAAAACATGGAAGTTGAAATAGTTGAAGACGGCGAGCTGGTTGCAGCTTAA
- a CDS encoding riboflavin synthase has translation MFTGIVKEIGTVKSVVNKDDGIYFVIEADMSNVAFPSTLLNGDSISVNGACQTVVDFELFDDGKYGSFTIQSIPETMRVTNFSDFEVGTKVNLEPAMKLQDSIDGHLVQGHIDCTGLVDALERQDNGTALRIIFSEDIEEFIVYKGSITVNGVSLTISKVGSTESSDEIDSRVSCNFFEVSLIAHSIENTNLGLLKKGDKVNLEADMMARYAAKIIEFSNRRNS, from the coding sequence ATGTTTACAGGAATCGTAAAAGAAATTGGAACTGTCAAGTCGGTTGTGAATAAAGACGATGGTATTTACTTCGTAATTGAAGCGGATATGTCGAATGTTGCCTTTCCTTCCACTCTTTTAAATGGGGATAGTATTTCTGTAAATGGTGCTTGTCAGACTGTGGTTGATTTTGAATTGTTTGACGATGGAAAATATGGATCTTTTACAATTCAGTCTATTCCAGAGACTATGCGTGTTACAAACTTCTCTGATTTTGAAGTTGGAACAAAAGTAAATTTGGAACCGGCTATGAAACTTCAGGATTCTATTGATGGGCATTTGGTACAGGGGCATATTGATTGCACCGGATTGGTGGACGCTTTGGAGCGCCAAGATAATGGCACTGCGCTTAGGATTATATTTTCGGAGGATATAGAGGAATTTATTGTTTACAAAGGTTCGATAACTGTAAATGGTGTAAGTCTTACTATTTCAAAGGTTGGGTCAACAGAGTCTTCAGATGAAATCGATTCAAGAGTTAGTTGTAACTTTTTTGAGGTTTCATTGATCGCCCATAGTATCGAAAATACAAACCTTGGACTTTTAAAAAAAGGTGATAAAGTAAACCTAGAAGCTGATATGATGGCTAGGTATGCTGCAAAGATTATTGAATTTTCTAATCGAAGGAACTCTTAA
- the ribH gene encoding 6,7-dimethyl-8-ribityllumazine synthase, with amino-acid sequence MLEGSIKYSGGKIGIVVSRFNDDITGNLLKGAIHGLKKYGVPDVDSDGENMIEIVRVPGAFEIPLTAQKLLRGETGGEACDVVITLGVIIKGDTEHYEYVCKETADGIMRVQLDEGKPVIFEVLMVDNIEKAYARSVVPVDENGEGEEDKDGGSNWMKNKGYIAALNALEMINLYGKM; translated from the coding sequence ATGCTAGAAGGATCTATAAAATACAGTGGTGGAAAAATAGGAATTGTTGTGAGTAGATTTAATGACGATATTACCGGTAACTTACTCAAAGGGGCTATTCATGGTTTGAAAAAATATGGTGTACCCGATGTCGATAGTGATGGCGAAAATATGATAGAAATAGTACGGGTGCCCGGCGCATTTGAAATCCCACTTACTGCTCAGAAACTGCTGCGAGGTGAAACCGGTGGAGAGGCGTGTGATGTTGTTATAACTCTTGGAGTTATTATTAAAGGAGATACCGAGCACTATGAGTATGTATGCAAAGAGACGGCTGATGGAATTATGCGTGTACAGCTGGATGAAGGTAAACCTGTGATTTTTGAAGTGCTTATGGTCGATAACATAGAAAAGGCTTATGCAAGATCAGTTGTGCCGGTGGATGAGAATGGTGAAGGCGAAGAAGACAAAGATGGTGGCTCAAACTGGATGAAAAACAAAGGATACATTGCGGCATTAAATGCTCTTGAAATGATTAATCTCTATGGCAAAATGTAG
- a CDS encoding phosphoglycerate kinase — MALKTLKDVDLKFKRVLLRVDFNVPLDKETGEIQDNTRIVAAMNTIYDILDGGVTELVIMTHLGRPKGEKVPTLSTKVLAEELSNIMGEEVLHVSDCVGIPCKSQDHRVFMLENVRFHPEEKKGDEGFAKKLAEHGDVFINDAFAVCHRDEASVTTVAKVMQAEGKAIAAGRLVEKEAEMLGKILENPKAPFVMIVSGAKVDTKIGMIQNFYDKVDTFILGGGIANTFLAAEGFDVADSLYEEDKVELAREILVACSEHVNEVVIPTDAMVASEFSATAEAAHVPVEDVMGDMRILDLGSNTIDRCVEILSNAEMIVWNGPLGVYEFPQFMEGTKRIAEAIAANKNATTVIGGGDTVDAVNKLGISFKEYTHVSTGGGAMVEFLEGKVLPGIEVLMD; from the coding sequence ATGGCTCTCAAAACTCTCAAAGACGTGGATCTCAAGTTCAAACGTGTACTTTTGCGTGTGGATTTTAATGTTCCTCTGGATAAAGAAACCGGCGAAATTCAGGATAATACTAGGATAGTTGCCGCGATGAATACTATTTACGATATTCTGGATGGTGGAGTGACTGAGCTTGTTATCATGACTCATTTAGGGCGACCAAAAGGTGAGAAAGTCCCTACTCTATCTACCAAGGTTCTTGCAGAAGAATTGAGTAATATTATGGGGGAAGAGGTCCTGCATGTGAGTGATTGTGTTGGGATTCCATGTAAAAGTCAGGATCATAGAGTTTTTATGCTTGAAAATGTGAGATTCCATCCGGAAGAGAAAAAAGGCGATGAAGGGTTCGCAAAGAAATTGGCAGAGCATGGAGATGTTTTTATTAATGATGCATTTGCAGTGTGTCATAGAGATGAGGCGTCCGTTACTACTGTAGCCAAGGTGATGCAGGCTGAGGGTAAGGCTATAGCTGCTGGGCGTTTGGTAGAAAAAGAAGCCGAAATGCTTGGGAAGATTTTGGAAAATCCAAAAGCTCCTTTTGTGATGATAGTGAGTGGTGCAAAGGTTGATACGAAAATAGGAATGATTCAGAATTTTTATGACAAAGTGGATACTTTTATACTTGGTGGCGGAATTGCGAATACATTTTTGGCTGCAGAAGGATTTGATGTTGCAGACTCTTTATATGAAGAAGACAAAGTTGAACTTGCTCGTGAAATTTTGGTTGCTTGTAGCGAACATGTAAATGAAGTCGTGATCCCAACCGATGCGATGGTTGCCTCAGAGTTCAGTGCAACGGCAGAGGCGGCGCATGTACCGGTTGAAGATGTGATGGGTGATATGAGAATCCTTGATTTAGGTAGTAATACAATTGATCGATGTGTTGAAATTTTATCAAATGCCGAAATGATTGTTTGGAATGGCCCTCTTGGAGTTTATGAATTCCCACAATTTATGGAAGGTACAAAGCGTATTGCGGAGGCTATCGCAGCAAACAAAAATGCAACTACCGTTATCGGCGGTGGAGATACTGTAGATGCTGTAAACAAACTTGGAATTTCATTCAAAGAATACACTCACGTGTCTACCGGAGGTGGAGCGATGGTTGAATTTTTGGAAGGTAAGGTTCTCCCTGGGATTGAGGTGCTGATGGACTAA
- a CDS encoding RuvX/YqgF family protein codes for MQRKLIGIDLGTTKTGLARSDESGTLAFTWQTIEGNLTSQLKTLTALILQEQSLKQNQGNDKPFQIIVFGLPSQAGEWKDKIQAFALELKHALQERKLDISLVFANEDFSSFDAQKNIREVKSTMKRKKRSQIDTQQDDAEAARIMLQGYLDKKT; via the coding sequence ATGCAAAGAAAACTAATTGGAATTGATCTCGGAACCACGAAAACCGGTCTCGCACGTAGTGACGAGAGCGGCACTTTGGCGTTCACATGGCAAACCATAGAAGGAAACCTAACTTCACAACTCAAAACGCTCACAGCACTGATTTTGCAAGAACAAAGCTTGAAACAAAACCAAGGTAACGACAAACCTTTCCAAATAATAGTTTTTGGCTTACCTTCTCAAGCGGGGGAGTGGAAAGACAAAATCCAGGCTTTCGCATTGGAATTGAAACATGCGTTGCAAGAACGAAAACTCGACATATCCCTCGTGTTCGCCAATGAAGATTTTTCCAGCTTCGATGCTCAAAAAAACATACGTGAAGTAAAATCAACCATGAAGAGGAAAAAGCGATCTCAAATAGACACTCAACAAGATGACGCCGAAGCCGCACGAATTATGCTCCAGGGGTATCTTGACAAAAAAACCTAA
- the rplI gene encoding 50S ribosomal protein L9 translates to MQVILTHNITGVGYTGDVKNVKPGYFRNYLFPKGLAALATKDALKKYETMKEQTVKEKEELMAKAEETKAKLNGITLKFKEKVSEKGTLYGSITIDDILEALKTQAKMELTKDVVSIDGGSIKEAGEFTATVKLSEKHKAEVKIVVEATE, encoded by the coding sequence ATGCAAGTAATTTTGACCCACAATATAACAGGAGTAGGCTATACAGGTGATGTTAAGAACGTAAAACCTGGATATTTTCGTAACTACCTTTTCCCAAAAGGTCTTGCTGCGCTTGCAACAAAAGATGCATTGAAGAAATATGAAACCATGAAAGAACAGACGGTAAAAGAAAAAGAAGAATTAATGGCAAAAGCTGAGGAGACTAAGGCAAAACTTAATGGTATCACACTTAAATTCAAAGAAAAAGTATCTGAAAAAGGAACTCTCTACGGTTCAATAACTATTGATGACATACTGGAAGCTCTAAAAACTCAAGCAAAAATGGAGCTTACAAAAGATGTTGTCTCAATTGATGGAGGTTCAATCAAAGAAGCTGGAGAATTTACTGCAACAGTGAAACTAAGTGAAAAACATAAGGCAGAGGTTAAAATAGTGGTAGAAGCTACTGAATAG
- a CDS encoding ABC transporter substrate-binding protein, with product MKFKNVIKSYSRFEKAFSILLCAVILVSLISIYYQAIPDALKSKKGDQVTYTEAVYGSVQKLNPVYTDFNSVDQDISRLLFCSLSKYNPETGQVEESIATHTLDTGQTIYTFTIKPDIKWHDGTPVTADDVIFTYQTVIQNEKFRNRILKETFTNVEIKKIDESTVEFILNAPNSFFFTSTVNGLLPAHILKDITVANLPNHEFNSKPIGCGPFEFDSIHIAEKEITQVKLKKFNDYFEKGGNITNVIFNIYPDFGSMISGQYNVHGMARVPIYFKDEIQDSRFKLNEYTLPQYTALFMNTNSPFLKKQKARLGIKKAIEKQSILDAVGYKKSIDTPLLELKQDDWRNQSNIQEAMGALFDAGWSLNQEKGFRVNEDGEIFHIRLLARLYDENSKAEEITQKVVSNIEQQLKAIGIKLKIIRLPLAELEGAIMKRDYDLLLYGQNLGYNMDVYSFWHSSQINQNGLNLSNYTNPTADLLIERIRHDFDPTGKEKKLTELAGLFSEDAPAVFLYTPSYYYLVDRQFSGVKAPHLAIPTDRLNNLHLWEAK from the coding sequence GTGAAATTTAAGAATGTAATAAAAAGCTATAGTCGTTTTGAGAAGGCCTTTAGCATATTGCTATGTGCAGTTATTCTGGTTTCTCTTATATCAATATATTATCAAGCAATACCGGATGCACTAAAGAGTAAAAAAGGTGACCAAGTGACATATACAGAAGCTGTTTACGGCTCAGTACAAAAATTAAATCCGGTATACACAGATTTCAACAGCGTGGATCAAGATATCTCACGTCTGCTTTTTTGCAGTCTCAGCAAATACAATCCGGAAACAGGTCAGGTGGAAGAAAGTATAGCAACTCACACACTTGACACTGGACAAACTATATACACATTTACAATCAAACCGGATATCAAATGGCATGATGGCACACCCGTGACCGCTGATGATGTGATATTTACATATCAAACTGTAATCCAAAATGAAAAATTCCGGAATCGTATCCTAAAGGAAACTTTCACGAATGTAGAAATAAAAAAGATAGATGAATCAACTGTAGAATTCATATTAAATGCCCCTAATTCATTTTTCTTCACAAGTACGGTAAATGGATTACTTCCTGCACATATATTAAAAGACATAACAGTAGCTAATCTGCCAAATCATGAATTCAACTCTAAACCTATTGGATGTGGGCCATTTGAATTTGATTCTATACACATAGCTGAAAAAGAAATAACACAAGTTAAATTAAAAAAATTCAATGATTATTTCGAAAAAGGCGGGAATATAACAAATGTCATTTTCAATATATATCCGGATTTTGGTTCAATGATTAGTGGACAATACAACGTACATGGCATGGCAAGAGTTCCGATTTATTTCAAAGATGAAATCCAGGACAGTAGATTCAAACTAAATGAATATACGCTACCGCAATACACAGCTCTATTTATGAATACAAATTCGCCATTTTTGAAAAAGCAAAAAGCAAGGCTGGGAATAAAAAAAGCTATTGAGAAACAGTCTATACTCGATGCGGTGGGCTACAAAAAAAGTATCGACACTCCACTACTTGAACTGAAGCAAGACGATTGGAGGAATCAAAGTAACATACAAGAAGCGATGGGAGCCTTGTTTGACGCAGGTTGGAGTTTGAATCAAGAAAAAGGTTTCCGAGTAAATGAAGATGGGGAAATATTTCACATAAGACTTCTTGCACGTCTTTATGATGAAAATTCAAAAGCTGAAGAAATTACACAGAAAGTTGTAAGCAATATAGAACAACAACTAAAAGCCATCGGTATAAAATTAAAAATAATTCGACTTCCACTTGCAGAACTGGAAGGTGCAATCATGAAAAGAGACTACGACCTACTATTATATGGACAAAACCTTGGTTACAACATGGATGTATATTCGTTCTGGCATTCAAGTCAGATAAATCAAAATGGCCTGAATTTATCAAATTACACAAATCCTACAGCGGATTTATTGATTGAAAGGATCCGCCATGATTTTGACCCAACCGGAAAAGAAAAGAAATTAACAGAACTGGCAGGTCTTTTTTCTGAAGATGCACCGGCAGTTTTCCTATATACACCAAGTTATTATTATTTGGTTGATAGGCAATTTTCAGGCGTAAAAGCGCCCCATTTAGCTATTCCAACGGACAGATTGAACAACCTTCATCTATGGGAAGCTAAATAA
- the secG gene encoding preprotein translocase subunit SecG yields MHNVLIIIHIVVSILLCLAILIQNKGGGLGAVFGGGGEFHSTKRGAEKFLHNSTILLTGLFVFLAVAIALVK; encoded by the coding sequence ATGCATAACGTACTCATCATTATTCACATAGTAGTATCAATACTTCTATGCCTCGCTATTTTGATTCAAAACAAAGGTGGTGGGCTAGGGGCCGTATTCGGCGGTGGAGGTGAATTCCATTCAACAAAAAGAGGTGCTGAAAAGTTTTTACACAATTCAACGATCCTCTTAACCGGATTATTCGTGTTCTTAGCAGTGGCAATCGCACTAGTTAAATAA